From the Pseudobutyrivibrio ruminis HUN009 genome, one window contains:
- a CDS encoding L-2-amino-thiazoline-4-carboxylic acid hydrolase: MMKYTGKYYMIFSLLLRKHLNNQFGKEVTRKALKGAKPIYKDMLEKCEDIGYDNPMAGNIYMCFVFLAIWKAADGAIDYEGYRKVIKDFMTTPPVSKFLSSIDLNDPITLKKGDERMHKMQEWADEHPEYKDKTWDFNFENKHKDGIYYHFTRCPLNDFARKNGFLEILPVCCEIDHYTTEAKHGVLHRDYTLATGGSICDYWIVPDKIANPQ, encoded by the coding sequence ATGATGAAGTACACGGGAAAGTACTATATGATTTTTTCGCTATTGTTACGCAAGCATCTCAATAATCAATTTGGTAAAGAAGTAACCAGAAAAGCTCTAAAGGGTGCTAAGCCTATCTATAAAGATATGCTTGAAAAATGTGAGGATATAGGCTACGACAATCCAATGGCAGGAAACATTTATATGTGCTTTGTTTTTCTTGCCATATGGAAAGCTGCTGATGGGGCTATAGATTATGAGGGATATAGAAAAGTAATTAAAGATTTCATGACGACCCCTCCAGTTAGTAAGTTCTTGAGTTCAATAGATTTAAATGATCCAATAACTCTAAAAAAGGGTGATGAAAGGATGCATAAGATGCAGGAATGGGCTGATGAACATCCAGAATATAAAGACAAGACCTGGGATTTCAATTTTGAAAACAAGCACAAGGATGGAATCTATTATCATTTCACGCGTTGCCCATTAAATGATTTTGCTAGAAAGAACGGATTCTTGGAAATACTTCCTGTCTGTTGTGAGATAGACCACTATACGACAGAGGCAAAACATGGGGTGTTACACAGAGATTATACCTTGGCCACAGGCGGTTCTATCTGCGACTACTGGATTGTGCCGGATAAGATAGCGAATCCTCAGTAA